The following is a genomic window from Equus asinus isolate D_3611 breed Donkey chromosome 3, EquAss-T2T_v2, whole genome shotgun sequence.
TGCAAAAGATAAAATGAGCACAGTAAGGAGGGCCAGGAAAGTGGTGTTGTTAGTGGGAGCGTCATGATTATAAACAGTGTATTCAGGGGTAGAGCTCttggagaaggtgacatttgggaAAAGACTGGACTTGAGAAAAGAATATGGAATCAAGAGTTTGTGACTCTACATAGAGCTGGTGCCCACTCaatattatgattattatcaCCTGATTCAAACAAATAAATGCCCATCTTCTTGAACATGCACACTTTGAAAGCTGGTTGAGAGTCCTTAGACTTTCATGGCAAATTATGCATCACTAGCTCTCTTTTATTATGCAGATATATGGAAATGAGCTTGAGGCTTCCTAtactttttattcctttgctcttatttatttatatttttatttttttaggtaaTGGGAAAATTTATGATGGGACTTGAGAATCAGACTTACAGCAGCGACTTCATTTTGATGGGACTATTCTTTTCTTCCAAAACaaatctgcatttcttttcctttatattgattatttttattatgactgTAGCACAAAATACAGTCATGATTCTCCTTATCCACAGAGACCCACCACTTCATACTCCAATGTATTTCCTGCTCAGCCATCTCTCTTATATGGATATCTTGCATATTTCCAATATTGTTCCCAAAATGGTCACTAACTTTATGTTATGCAGCAGAACTATTTCTTTTGCTGGTTGTGGCTCCCAGATATTTCTATCCATCACCCTCTTGGGTGGTGAGTACCTTCTCCTGGCAGCAATGTCCTATGATTGCTATGTAGCCGTCTGTCACCCACTGCGCTATCCCATTCTTATGAATGACTATGTCAGCAGTCTCATGGCTACAGGGTCCTGGCTTGTCGGGACTGTCAACTCCATAGTTCACACAGCTTACACACTCCATCTTCCTTTCTGTGGCTCAAGAGCTATTgatcactttttctgtgaagtcCCTGTAATGTTGAAATTGTCCTGTGTGGACACAACACACTATGAACGAGGAGTTTATGTAAGTGGCATCATTTTTCTGCTCATCCCTTTTTCCCTAATCTTTGCTTCTTGTGTCCAAGTTCTCCTTACTGTCCTCCAAATGAAATCATCTGAAGCACAGAAAAAGCTGTTTTCCGCATGCTTTTTCCACATGATTGTGGTCATAATGTACTACGGGCcatttattttcacatatatgaGACCTAAGTCATACCACACTCCAGGCCAAGATAAATTCCTGGCCATATTCTATACCATCGTCACTCCCACACTCAACCCAATTATCTACAGCTTTAGGAATAAAGATGTTTTGGGGGCAATGAAAAATAtgcttaaggggctggcctggtggctgagtggttaagttcaggtgatccgctgcaggcggtccagtgtttcgtcagctggaatcctgggcacagacatagcactgctcatcaaaccacactgaagcagtgtcccacatgccacaactagaacgacccacaatggagaatacacaactatgtacttgggggctttggggagaaaatggaaaaaataaaaaaaacttttaaaaaatatgcttaaaaataactttatgcataaaaatagaaacaaatgcttgatctgtgtgttttatgtatttctatattcAATACCCAGAAGAAATCCATCATTAGTTTCTcctgagaagaaaattaaagtctCCATCTCTCTAAGTATGGAAAGAAGTGGATATTTCCAAACTTTTGATAAAGTTTTCACATGTGATTGCTTTGTAAATACATACCTCAGAggatgtgctgttccctctgagaTTCTAGTTACAATCACCCAAGATTCTTATACAAGGTAAATGATGCCAAATGTCTTCCAGCTTATTCCCACCAAAATTCGAAAAATTTGtaagaattgtttttatttttaatacagctAGACAGAGGTTATACAACAAATGTATTTCCATAAAATTATCTCTAATTTTGTGAAATGTAGTAAAATGATACTTAAACGTGACCAAGAGCTGGGCAGGTATCTAGGATGTCAATGTAAGTGGCTATAATAAtatgaatataattattttataatggagAGAATACTGTATTCATCAGGATATCTACCATGAAGAATACTGAATGCAGAACAAAAATGTCACTTGTCATGTTGTGTAGGTAAGTAGTGGTAGAAAGTCAGAGATGAGGGGTCGCCCATGGGAGTCAACATAAGAAACAAGGTTTTAATTAACTTTTGACTTTGTTGCATTCTTGTTTGCATTgcttccttttatattttagtgAAATGGAAATATGAGATCAgacataaatttttctttaataaaatgaattttgtaCCTTAGTAACCGTCTTTCTATATATTTAGCCCACTGTAGTTACTactttttcctttgaataaagATTGAATATGTAAAATGTTGAGTTGAGAGTTTCTATCCTATTAGCTTGCCTAGGATATTTTCATAACTCTTAAATTGAGTCATCTCCAAGGTCTACACTTAGTTTTTTCATTATACATAGTGTTGCTTCCTAATGTCTGCTTACTCCAcacccttttcctcttctctctagtGACCCATGACAAGATTAGATGCCCTTCCCCTTGAACAGAATGTAACTATGAGTATGTCTGTAACTATATCATGATGATATCATTCTCTAACTTTCTCATGGTGGATTTCTTGAGAAAGGGAATATGTATACATCCTTGTATTTCATATCTTATAATATTTCCATCAGCAATTAAATGTGAGGCCTACCATCAATAtgatttaattttccatttaaaattaggTGTTTGGATTCCAAAAAGAGTATCCCATTCAAAACTGACATTTAATCATTTCATCAATGATGAAGTTTTCTTTCTGAGGATGTAGTTATAAGATGGGttacaggaaatttaaaaaatatattcaaagctAAAGAATAGCACATACTATCTTTgcagaaaatgaaagtaaaacatATTTACTAATTTGATAGGAGCGTACTGATACATTTTATATACCAGTAAGTGCAAGATAGAATAAGAACTTTTATCTTCTCCATGAACTCTAACTTATATCACCTTCACTCACCATTTTTAAGAATTCTAACAAGGGGTGGACATGAATTCATAAAAATTGTGACAAAGGTTATTCCTGACCTTAAGACATTCCACAAGACCAACTTGCAACTATCCACAGAGAAGATAATATTGTGAGGACTCCAGAACATGAAGGTGGAGATGAAGAACCACCCTGAACCACAGAGACGAAAAAAGATGACATTAGAAGAGTAGGATGAAAGTCTACACTCCAACCACTTTGTCCCTTCCCCCAGGCTGGTATGGCATCACACTGAGAGGACCCTTCTGGGCATATGATTTCCtcagtaggaaaaagaaaacccaaagtaGACATGTATTCTCCCCCACTATCATGGGTCTCTTATCTGCAGGCCCATTCCACCCTATCTCATGAAGATCATGGAGGCAATCAGCAGGGTTTGACCACTGGATATCAGCTTGCAATGGAGAAGGGAAGTGATGCATCAAGTAGCACTTGGATCTTGGCAAACTGAATTCCTACTCACAGTGATGCATAAGTATAAATCCTAACCAGTGGCTATGCACATTTGCAGAGACAGATGGTGGCTCTGCCTGATGAAGCAAGTTGATTGgaatttctgctttattttggtCTGCAAAGGTGAGCCTTTTGGGTCTTGAAGCCTGTTCTTCCACCCCATTCATTTATGGAAACTAATCCCAGCTCCAATTACTGCTGAGTGTATATTCCTGGCCCTACATGACAAAGAAGCCTGGTTGTAGCACTTGGAAAGCTGTGTAGCCCAGCAGCACTGGAAAAGCAGAGAGCCCAACCTATGGTACTTCCTGAATAAAGAGCCAGAATTGTGGCCCTGTCTATCCAGGGAATTTGGTGTGCAGCTTTGGCTGATTTAAGACCACAAACAAGAATTTGGAGCCTGTTCTGCCACTTAGCCCAGGACTGGAAGTTAATTCACAGCCCTATTTTATGTAGGGTACAGTCCTCAGCCCGGCTCCAACCAAGAAACCTGGCAGAGCACCCAGTAAGCTGCATGGCACAGTAACACTTGAGCAGAGAGCCTGGCTGTTGGTTATGGTCATCTGCAGAGCCAGTCTTGGGACCTTGTCTGGCCAGGGTGCTTGGTGCACGGTTATGCCTGATTCAGAACTTCAAACAATGAGCTTGTCTTGCTTTGGAGCCTGTTTACTACATCTCACCCAAGCAAGGTAGCTAATTTAGAGTCTTTCTTACTGCTGATTGTATACCTAGCCCAGCCCCAAAAGGAAGCCTGACCAGAGAATCCAGGGAACTATGGTGCTCTTCCTAAAGCCACTTTCAGAAAGGGAATCAAGCCAGTGGACCTGTCAAATTGCTTCCAGCCAGCAGTGTCCTCTCAACTCAAATCCTAGGCAGTAGCCTCACCTCAAAATAGACCCTGACAGCAAGCTCCACTGGACCAAAAATGCTACCAGATGACCCATGAAGAACCTCAAAAGCTGAGCTGACTTTAAAGGActatttctgccaaaacaaacatGTAAGTGTAAAAGTGGAGACTGCTGCTCAAATGCATAGGTACCATTGTAAGGGgccaaagaacacaaaataacTGCAAACATGAGATCataaaaggaaactaataaagctccaataactgacactgaaaaaatacacatttataaactgtctgacaaagaattcagaataatgttCTTAAAGAAGTTTGTTGAAGACAAGAATACACAGCCAACTAAACAATATTGAGAAAACAATATAGTGAAAAAATGAGAAGTCAAAAAAAGGCatagaaatcataaaagaagcagaaattatagaactgaagaatacaatgactgaactgaagaattcaatagggAGCTTCAATATCTGACTCAaccatgcagaagaaaaaaatcaatgacccATAAGGCagggcttttaaaattttccagtcagaagagcaaaaagaaaaagaaagaaaagtagtgAAAAAAGCCCACTGAATGTACGGGATACTACAGAGAGAAACAATATCCACATCGTGGGAAACCCAGTAggagaagagaaagtgaaaggGATAGAACATATGTTTAAAGCAACAAGGGctgacaacttcccaaacctgaggagagAAACGTACATCCAGATTCATAAGGCACAATGGCCCTAAATAAGTTGAACCCAAAAAGGGCTACACAGACACATTATAGGTAAATtgtcaaattcaaagaaaaagagaatatttctgAAAGCAGCAAGGAAAAGTGTCATGTCTTATATAATGGAACCCCCATAAGATTATtggcagatttctcatcagaaacttttcAGGGCAGGAGAGAAtgcaatgatatattcaaaatgttgaaagaaaaaaatcaagaatactaTACTCTGCATAACCATACTGCAGAaatgaagatgagaaaaagaTTTTCCTCACAAACAAATGCTCAGGGAATTTATTGTTGCTAGGGTTGCCAAAGAAGAAATTCTATAGGACGATCTTTTAGTAGAAATAAAAGCATTCCAATTAACATTggaaaagcacatgaaaatagGTATTAAACTCcctattaaatataaatatatggttGAAGtcagattttctaatatttaagtaGTGGCACATTATACACTAACAACTCTGcttcaaagttaaaaaaacctATTAAAACATAACAATGattacaataatttgttattggatgcacaacatgaaaatatatgcACATTTTAATATCAATAATCTAAAATGTGAGGGGGAAATTAAAGTGTCATGTTTTTGAATGCTATCAACTTtgagttgttatcagcttaaaagaGAGcgttataaatatgttttatgtcAGCCTCATAGAGCCACAAAGGAAAACACTTGCAGTGGTCATACAAAAGATTGTGACAATGAGTCAAAGCATACTActacaaaaatcacaaaaaaaggaCTGTAAGATAACAAGCAAGAAACAACAGATCTAATAACAGCCAAACAACAAGATGGGGAAAATATTATGCCCTGGCCTATTAATAGTTACagtaaacataaatggattaaattcttcaatcaaaacaaATTAATTGGTTGAACAACACAGAAAAACAAGATCCACTGGGTGATGGCTTCAAGAGACTCACTTTCACTTTAAAGATGCATGTAGactgagagtgaaggaaaataaaatagatatgttCTGCAACTGATATCCAAAAAAAGGCAGTAGGAGTGCTTATATCAcccaaaatagactttaaatctaaaaatggtaaaaaaaaagtagatatatAAGGTTAttatacaataataaaaagagcaatccttcaagaaaatataacaaacataaatatttatgcactcaacattggaactcctaaatatataaagcaaatacagaaaaaaaagggagaagtaaTCAGTGAGACGATGATAGTTGGTGACGTTTATACCCCACTATCTAGACAGAGTATCATTAATAAACAGGAGATTTGAGTAACACTacagatcaaatggacctaacaatcatatacagaacattctatctaacagaaacaaaaaacaaattcttcTGAAGTACACATGCAACATCTTTTAGGATAAGTCATATATGATGCCACAAACAAGTCCaaacaaaattaagaagataTAATTTATATCAAGTATCTTTATAGAGCACTttggtatgaaaccagaaatcaatgcAGGAGGacagctggaaaattcacaaatatatggaaattaaacaacacactgctgaacaaccaatggatcaaataagaaattaacagggaaataaaaagtgtagcaagacaaataaaaatggaaacacaacatatcaactTATGAAATAAATCCTAAGCAATTTTAAGAGGGGAGTCAGAcgtataaacacacacatcaagaaaatacaaagatCTCAAGTAACCTAACTTAACCTAAATTTTTGTCTAAATGAactaaacaaagaagaaaaaactgagcCCAATATtagcagaagcaaagaaacaataaatatttgatcagaaataaatataatagagaaaaataaaagaaaagattaagaaaactgagttgattctttgaaaagacaaacaaaattgataatCCTCTAGCTAGaataaccaagaaaaagagaggactgaAATCAACGAAGTAAGTAATGAAAGAGTAGACATTACAAttaataccacaaaaatacaaagtgtCTTAAGATATTACTATGGATAACTATATGTCAATGAAGTGGACAACCTGGTGGAAATGGAcacattcctagaaacatacaacctactagGGCTTTTAATTGTTCAGTGATTTTTGATGGTTGCTTCAATCCTCTTACTTGTTATTGagctgttcagattttttattttgtttgtttcttcctaATTTAGTCTTGATTGTTTCCATTGATTTGAGTCCTGAAGTATGGGCTCTTCATTTGCCTGGACTTTCTGGTCAGGTTTGCTTGTCAAGCATGACTAGGTACTATACTCAGCAGTAGGAAGCACTATGAACTGGCTTTACGGCCTGGGCAGGGTGGGTGGCAGAATGTGCTCCACAGATGGCATGGCTCTTTTGGGGGCATCTTAATCTGGCAAAACTGTGGCCTAAGTTCCCTGTCCAGACAGGACCACCAGTTTTGCTCTAAGGATAAGCAGACTGGCTGGCTCAGTTCTCTGCTCATGTGCCACTGTAATCAAGGCTGTAGGATGGGCTGCATAGCTCCCTGGATGTTCTGCTTTGGTTTCCTGGTCAGGCAGGCTGAATACTGTATCAATCAGTGAGTTGGGCTGGCAATTATCTTATTTGCCAGTGTGGGATCATAGAACATGCCTGAAGGCTGGCAAGACTTGTTATTTTGGACCAAATCAGGCAGAAATTCACATCAAGCTCAATGGCCAGACAGGACCACTGGCTGCCTCTGCAAATGGGAAGAGCCACTTTTAGGGTCTCTGCTCAAGTGCTGCTGGGCTACAAAGCTTCCCAGTAGCTCTGATAAGTCATCCAGATAGGGAAGGGTGGGAGGTTACCCTCAACAACAGGCATGGGTATGAATTAGTTTTTCTACTTTTGCAAGGGAAAAACAGGGGCACCAAAACTGGCAAGGCTCTGGGTCTCAAAACAGGAAATACTGTGCAAAGAATTCATTGAGTAGAGAGGGCCAAAAATCTGGCTCTTATTCTGGGAAGAACTGATGGCAACACTCTTCATTTGAGTGCAGCTGGGCTATGCAGCTTCTCAGGTGCTGTGGTCAGATTTCTTGGTTGGTACTGCTGGGGCGATACACTCACCAGTAGGTGTGACAATGAAATAAGTTCCCTGCCTGGAAGTGGATGCAGAACAGTCTCCAATGTCATCAAGGCTCATTGATCAGTGTCTCCTCTCAGGCAGAACTGCATGCTGGGTTCCCTGGCCAAATGGGGCCTCTATCCTTGCTCTGCCATCTTACAAATCCACTGGCCAGCCTCTCCACACAAGTGCTGCTGAGAATGCAGGTTTACAGGTGATAAAGTCAGGCTTTCTGTTTAGCAGGCCTAGATGTGTTACTCAGCAGTAGGTAGGGCTGTAGATTACTTTTCTTGCTAATATGCGGTGGCAGAACAGCTTCCCTGCTGGGAAGGCtcattgtttgtttttgaaaatcaaGGACAACTGCCCACAATTTTCCTGGTCACAGGGATATACTGTCTTGTCTTTGCAGATGGCCAAAGCCACTGGTTGAGATTTCCACTTGGGTGCCACAGTGAATAGAAACTCAGTCAACCACAATTTGAATGCTGGTTGCTGTAagcccttctccccttcttcctcacaGTCTAATCTCCAGCATTCAAGCCCCACATATTATGTTCAGATCTCTGTGAGGGAATACTCAGGTGAGCATACAAGAAAGTGACCCACAATTATGTCAGAGCTGGATGTCCACCTTGGGCACTATTTCTCCCACCAAGAAAAGTTAATccacaaaaaaatcaatgtgacacaccacattaacaaaatgaagaataaaaatcacataatcatctcaatagatgcacagaaaggatttgacaagatacagcatccatttatgattaaaaaaactctaaataaaatgagtttagaaggaaaatacctcaacataataaaggctatatatgacaaaacaacagcaaatatcattctcaatggagaaaaactgaaagatatccctctaataacaggaaccagacaaggatgcccattgttatcactcttatttaacatagtattggaagtcttagccagagcaatcaggcaagaaaaagaaataaaatggatccaaattggaaaagaagtgaaagtgtcactatttgcagatgacatgattttatatatagaaaaccctaaataatccatttaaaaaacatttagaaataataaatgaatacagtcaagttgcaggatacaaaatcaacgtagcAAAATCAGTTGCATGTGTAGACACTGAGGAAGTAgctgaaagagaagttaagaatacaaccccatttaataaaggaataaaatatttaggaataaacttagtcaaagatgtgaaagatctgtacactgaaaactatcaaactgttgaaataaattgaagaagacacaaagaaatggaaagatattatgTGCTCTATGATTAGAAGAAttgacatagttaaaatgcccatacttcctaaagcaatctatagattcaatgaaatccctatgaaagttccaacagcatttttcacagaaatagaacaaggaatcctagaATATATATGGAACctcaaaagaccctgaatagcaaaaggcaccctgagaaaaaagaaaaaagctggaagtatcacactccttgatttcaaaatgtactacaaactTATAGTAACCAAGACAGCAtgctactggcacaaaaacagacacagatcaatagaacagaaccaagagcccagaaataaaccacacatatatggacagctaatttttgacaagggagccaagatcatacaatggagaaaagagggtCTCTTCAGtatatggtgttgggaaaactggacatcgacgtgcaaaagaatgaaagtaggtcATTATCTTATAACAtgcaaaaaatcaactcaaaatggattaaagactctaCTAAAAAGTCTgtaaccatgaaacttctagaagtaaacataggcagtacgctttCAACATTCATCTTAGCAGCAGTTTTTCAAATACTATATgtgactaggcaagggaaacaatagaaaaaataaacaaattggactacatgaaactaaaaaccttctgcaaaccaaaggaaaccatcaacaaaagaaaagacaacttaacCATTtggagaacatatttttaaaccatatatcagataaggggttgatatccaaaatatacaaagaactcattcatctcaaaaactaaaaaaccaacaaccatattaaaaaatgggtaaaagatctgaacagagatttctccaaaaaagacatatgggtagccaacaggcatatgaaaagatgttcaacatcattagctatcagggaaatgcaaatcaaaactacaatgtggtATCACCTTgaatggtcagaatggctataattaacaagacaggaaacaacaaatgttggagaggatgtggggagaaggaaacCGTTTtttactgctggtgggagtgcaaactggtgcagccactatagaaagcagtttggagtatcctcagaaaattaaggatagatctaccatatgacccagctattccactgctgggtatttatccaaagaacttgaaaacacaaaggcataaagatacttgcacccctatgttcattgtggcattatacacaatagccaagacttggaagcaacctaggtgcccatcaagggatgaatgcataaagaagatgtggtatttatacacaatggactactactcagccataagaaatgacgaaatccagacatttgtgacaacatggatggaccttgagggtattatgccgactgaaataagtcagagggataaagtcaaataccatatgatctcactcataagtataagataaaaatgacaaaaaaaacacatagcattggagattggactggaggttaccattggggaaggcgggattggggagggcaaaaggggtgattagggtcacatgtgaggggatgcactgtaattagtcttcgggtggtgaacatgatgtaatgtatccagaatttgaaatatgatgtacatcagaaaaaaataaaaataaaaaaaggacaaagaaaagctTAAGCTGAGGGAGCCCTCTTGGTGTGGCTTT
Proteins encoded in this region:
- the LOC123289376 gene encoding olfactory receptor 2AJ1-like; this encodes MGLENQTYSSDFILMGLFFSSKTNLHFFSFILIIFIMTVAQNTVMILLIHRDPPLHTPMYFLLSHLSYMDILHISNIVPKMVTNFMLCSRTISFAGCGSQIFLSITLLGGEYLLLAAMSYDCYVAVCHPLRYPILMNDYVSSLMATGSWLVGTVNSIVHTAYTLHLPFCGSRAIDHFFCEVPVMLKLSCVDTTHYERGVYVSGIIFLLIPFSLIFASCVQVLLTVLQMKSSEAQKKLFSACFFHMIVVIMYYGPFIFTYMRPKSYHTPGQDKFLAIFYTIVTPTLNPIIYSFRNKDVLGVLKNMLKNNFMHKNRNKCLICVFYAHSTLSHEDHGGNQQGLTTGYQLAMEKGSDASSSTWILAN